Proteins encoded within one genomic window of Pectobacterium araliae:
- a CDS encoding MFS transporter — protein MSSSNSISALPRHRRWWALAILLSGNFVVILDLFIVHVAIPDIRLRLTPTEVQLQLVLVGYAAAYGIGLMTGARLGDMLGRRRMFLWGMAVFTIASLGCGLSPNANGLILARIAQGAGAALLMPQVLASIRLLFDGAERARAFAILGAVQGIAATVSQLLGGWLIELTSSVIGWRVVFLINVPIGLLAIIVGLRVLPATPRIRVRLDSAGTLAALAGVALLLVPLMLGREYSWPWWSWSLPLGSFGLWAWFLCHERRLQRAGGMPMFDVTLLRNRPFLAGTFGFFLFYSAISSFFFSLTLLLQAGLHLSPLAAGMVFTPSAVAFFAGSLLGPRLRGALGEKVLIIGLLVFIAGLALAATVGAAAPHALPWLVLALVLNGFGQGVAIPAALGSILARVEDAQAGVASGLVSTLQTLGNALGVTIVGTILFGQLAHQAGDTASQHGVALAWATLYNLTATATSLALFRLMLRPAD, from the coding sequence ATGTCCAGTTCTAATTCCATTTCTGCGTTGCCCCGGCACCGGCGCTGGTGGGCATTGGCCATTCTGCTGAGCGGCAACTTTGTCGTCATTCTTGATCTGTTCATCGTCCATGTAGCGATCCCGGACATTCGCCTGCGGCTGACACCAACCGAAGTGCAACTGCAACTGGTGCTCGTGGGATACGCCGCAGCCTATGGCATCGGCCTGATGACAGGTGCCCGCCTAGGGGACATGCTGGGTCGGCGGCGCATGTTCCTGTGGGGCATGGCCGTCTTCACCATCGCTTCGCTCGGCTGCGGACTGAGTCCGAACGCCAATGGCCTGATCCTGGCGCGCATCGCCCAGGGGGCGGGTGCCGCGTTATTAATGCCGCAGGTGCTCGCATCAATTCGCCTGCTGTTCGACGGCGCTGAGCGCGCACGAGCCTTCGCCATTCTTGGTGCCGTCCAGGGTATAGCCGCCACGGTGTCCCAGTTGCTCGGAGGCTGGCTGATTGAACTGACCTCCAGCGTAATCGGCTGGCGCGTGGTGTTCTTGATAAATGTTCCCATAGGATTGCTCGCCATCATAGTCGGTCTGCGCGTCCTGCCGGCGACCCCGCGCATCCGTGTACGCCTGGACTCGGCCGGTACGCTCGCCGCGCTGGCCGGCGTCGCGCTACTGCTGGTTCCCCTCATGCTGGGCCGTGAGTACAGCTGGCCGTGGTGGTCGTGGAGTCTGCCACTTGGATCGTTCGGCCTGTGGGCATGGTTTCTTTGTCATGAGCGCCGCTTGCAGCGTGCAGGCGGTATGCCCATGTTCGATGTCACCTTGCTTCGCAACAGGCCCTTCCTGGCTGGTACATTTGGCTTCTTCCTCTTCTACTCGGCCATCAGCTCGTTCTTCTTCTCGTTGACCTTGCTGCTGCAGGCTGGCTTGCATCTCTCACCGCTGGCGGCAGGTATGGTGTTCACTCCGTCCGCCGTGGCGTTCTTCGCCGGCTCGCTGCTCGGACCACGCCTGCGTGGCGCGCTGGGTGAGAAGGTGCTGATCATCGGTTTGTTGGTTTTCATTGCCGGGCTGGCGCTGGCTGCTACGGTCGGTGCGGCTGCTCCACATGCGCTACCCTGGCTGGTACTGGCACTGGTGCTCAACGGATTCGGTCAGGGCGTAGCGATTCCTGCGGCACTCGGCAGCATCCTGGCTCGAGTCGAGGATGCTCAGGCAGGCGTTGCATCGGGCCTGGTGAGCACGTTGCAGACCCTGGGCAATGCGCTGGGCGTGACGATTGTCGGCACGATCCTGTTCGGACAATTGGCACATCAAGCGGGCGACACAGCCTCGCAGCACGGCGTAGCCCTGGCCTGGGCCACGCTTTACAACCTGACGGCGACAGCCACCAGCCTTGCCTTGTTCCGGCTAATGCTCAGACCTGCCGACTGA
- a CDS encoding TetR/AcrR family transcriptional regulator: protein MNERTPTVSRQDGRRLRGDRSRSLILAASIRMASKEGLESLTFGRVGSAAGMSKSNIQVLFGSREQLQMATLDEAMAHYRACVVEPAMAESSPLAQLTALIDNWYRFVSRLELPGGCFLNAVSSEFRCRPGSIRECIERYRQAKRLRFRDLVARAQAAGELGADLDVDDLVFRWIACEAAANVAIFMQDEDEFTRAHAAALAPLCGKRSVAMPNAADTA, encoded by the coding sequence ATGAATGAACGCACCCCAACCGTTTCCCGGCAGGATGGCCGCCGTCTGCGCGGCGATCGCTCGCGCAGCCTGATCCTTGCGGCGTCGATCCGTATGGCCTCGAAGGAGGGGCTGGAGAGCCTGACCTTCGGGCGTGTGGGCAGTGCTGCCGGCATGAGCAAAAGCAATATCCAGGTGCTGTTTGGCAGCCGGGAACAGCTTCAGATGGCCACGCTGGACGAGGCGATGGCGCACTATCGTGCATGCGTTGTCGAACCAGCAATGGCCGAGTCTTCACCGTTGGCTCAACTGACGGCACTGATCGATAACTGGTACCGATTTGTGAGCCGACTCGAACTGCCGGGAGGTTGCTTTCTCAACGCCGTCAGCAGCGAGTTCCGTTGTCGGCCGGGGTCGATCCGCGAGTGCATCGAGCGCTACCGCCAGGCAAAGCGGTTACGTTTTCGCGACTTGGTCGCACGCGCACAGGCCGCCGGTGAACTGGGAGCCGATCTGGATGTGGACGATCTCGTCTTCCGGTGGATAGCCTGCGAAGCTGCCGCTAACGTGGCTATTTTTATGCAGGACGAGGACGAGTTCACTCGTGCGCATGCGGCCGCTCTGGCACCGCTGTGCGGGAAACGCAGTGTGGCAATGCCGAACGCTGCAGATACTGCGTAA
- a CDS encoding toprim domain-containing protein, with protein MGSGITVTWCIGHLVEAAPPEAYGEQYKRWSIEQLPIIPEHCRVEVKSKTASQFKAVKALLSKATELVIATDADWEGELIASEIIDAVPGA; from the coding sequence ATCGGTTCAGGCATCACCGTAACCTGGTGCATCGGACACCTCGTTGAAGCCGCTCCGCCTGAAGCCTATGGCGAGCAGTACAAGCGCTGGTCCATCGAGCAGTTACCTATCATTCCCGAACACTGTCGTGTCGAAGTCAAATCAAAGACAGCATCGCAATTCAAAGCCGTCAAAGCCCTGCTGAGCAAAGCGACCGAACTGGTCATCGCCACTGACGCTGACTGGGAGGGCGAACTGATCGCCAGCGAGATCATCGATGCCGTTCCCGGCGCCTAA
- a CDS encoding LysR family transcriptional regulator, with translation MDNLGALNVFVHAGETLSFTAAGRQLGISASAVSKAIVRLEERLGVRLFHRSTRTINLTPEGALFLERCRRILCEVESAEAELLQTQSAPRGKLRISLPSVGTRFMPKLATFKRLYPDIELDFDYSDRLVDVIEEGFDAVIRTGEPRDSRLMSRRLGSCRKVIVGAPSYFSQVGFPNEPADLTNHACLLYRFPSTGKLDAWPLTRAANTSAIELPISMVTNTLDPQVCFAEQGLGIACLPEIAVRQQLQEGKLVTVLDEYNRECMVFHVLWPSSRHLSPKIRAFVDFIAENLFPF, from the coding sequence ATGGATAACTTGGGGGCGCTGAATGTGTTTGTTCACGCAGGGGAAACCCTCAGCTTCACTGCCGCAGGCCGGCAACTCGGAATTTCGGCATCGGCCGTCAGCAAGGCGATCGTTAGACTAGAAGAACGTCTGGGTGTGCGGTTGTTCCATCGTTCCACCCGCACCATCAACCTGACCCCAGAAGGTGCGCTATTCCTGGAGCGCTGCCGCCGCATCCTCTGCGAAGTGGAGTCGGCAGAAGCTGAACTTCTACAGACCCAGAGTGCTCCGAGAGGCAAGCTACGCATTAGCCTGCCCTCAGTCGGTACACGGTTCATGCCGAAGCTCGCTACGTTCAAGCGGCTCTACCCGGACATTGAGCTGGACTTCGACTATTCAGATCGCCTGGTAGACGTCATTGAAGAAGGCTTCGACGCGGTGATTCGCACCGGTGAGCCTCGTGATTCCCGCTTAATGTCGCGCCGTCTTGGCTCCTGTCGCAAAGTGATCGTCGGCGCACCGAGCTATTTCAGTCAGGTGGGCTTCCCGAACGAACCTGCAGATCTAACCAATCACGCATGCTTGCTATATCGCTTCCCAAGTACGGGAAAACTGGACGCCTGGCCTTTGACACGCGCTGCTAATACGTCGGCTATTGAATTGCCGATCAGCATGGTGACCAACACCCTCGATCCGCAAGTGTGCTTTGCCGAGCAAGGTTTGGGGATCGCCTGCCTTCCAGAGATTGCGGTACGTCAGCAGTTGCAGGAAGGTAAGCTGGTCACCGTGTTGGACGAGTACAACCGCGAATGTATGGTCTTCCATGTACTGTGGCCGTCGAGCCGTCACCTATCGCCGAAAATCAGGGCATTTGTAGATTTTATCGCCGAGAACTTGTTTCCGTTTTGA
- a CDS encoding MFS transporter, translating into MTTNTVIGSAEKVPLGALLGLAMAAFITLLTEIMPAGLLSSIAQGLNVSESLAGQFITAYAVGALVAAIPITTLTQGVRRRPLLLIAILGFAVVNLVTALSDSYGVSLTARFFAGVFGGIVWSLLAGYAVRMSPAHLSGRAIAISGAGGTIALVLGVPLGTWLGRFIGWQGAFGLMTALALLLMVWIVVIVPDFPGQVKEKRQALSSVFLKTGIRSVLLVVFTFVVAHNILYIYIEPFLVPSDLSAKVDMVLFVFGTGSIVGLWCVGAWVDRQLQWLAVGSITVFAFASLLLGLWGDSPQIVYLSIMAWGLAFGGFATITQTALSRFAGDSVDVAQSVYTTAWNTAVAGGGVVGGLLLERIGVASFAWIVIGILAISLLGTVFAMNRALVSNN; encoded by the coding sequence ATGACAACGAATACCGTGATCGGAAGTGCAGAAAAAGTACCGTTAGGCGCATTGCTGGGTTTGGCGATGGCAGCCTTCATCACCTTGCTTACTGAGATCATGCCGGCGGGATTACTGTCCTCCATCGCTCAGGGGCTGAACGTCTCAGAAAGCCTTGCGGGACAGTTCATCACTGCCTACGCCGTGGGCGCATTGGTCGCCGCGATCCCCATCACGACACTGACGCAAGGCGTGCGTAGGCGTCCACTGCTTCTGATTGCGATCCTCGGGTTCGCGGTTGTCAATCTTGTCACTGCGCTCTCCGACAGCTATGGCGTTTCTCTCACGGCGCGTTTTTTCGCTGGTGTCTTTGGCGGTATCGTCTGGTCTTTGTTGGCCGGCTATGCTGTGCGCATGTCACCGGCTCATCTCAGTGGTCGAGCAATCGCAATTTCCGGTGCTGGTGGGACCATCGCATTGGTGCTCGGCGTTCCACTTGGCACGTGGTTAGGCCGGTTCATCGGCTGGCAAGGTGCCTTTGGGTTGATGACAGCTCTGGCGCTACTGCTCATGGTCTGGATCGTTGTAATCGTTCCAGATTTTCCTGGCCAAGTGAAGGAAAAGCGCCAGGCACTTTCCAGTGTCTTCCTGAAAACCGGCATACGCTCTGTTTTGTTGGTGGTCTTCACCTTTGTCGTTGCCCACAACATTCTCTACATCTACATCGAGCCTTTCCTAGTGCCTTCGGACTTGTCCGCCAAGGTAGATATGGTGCTGTTTGTCTTTGGGACTGGGTCGATTGTTGGTCTCTGGTGTGTCGGTGCGTGGGTCGATCGTCAGTTGCAATGGCTTGCCGTGGGAAGCATTACTGTCTTCGCCTTCGCTTCTCTGTTGCTCGGCCTTTGGGGCGATAGCCCACAGATTGTTTACCTATCCATCATGGCTTGGGGGTTAGCCTTCGGCGGATTTGCCACGATCACCCAGACGGCATTGTCCCGTTTCGCGGGTGACTCAGTGGATGTTGCGCAGTCCGTGTACACGACGGCTTGGAATACTGCTGTTGCTGGCGGCGGCGTAGTTGGAGGGCTTTTGCTTGAGCGGATTGGCGTCGCATCGTTTGCTTGGATCGTCATCGGCATTCTTGCCATTTCGCTGTTGGGTACGGTCTTTGCCATGAACAGAGCGTTGGTGAGTAATAATTGA